A single window of Flagellimonas maritima DNA harbors:
- a CDS encoding glycoside hydrolase family 97 protein — protein MKKDILLFLFLIPLVMVAQRLKSPNGNFELVFQLENGVPTYRLSMNSEALIAKSKLGFELKDMPDFLDGFKLKTEEQKSFDETWEPVWGETKSIRNNYNELLVMLEQTTTGRFLNIRFRLFNDGLGFRYEFPEQPNLTYFVIKEERTQFALTGNHKTFWIPGDYDTQEYDYTTSKLSQISSLMDKAITPNASQKTFSKTGVQTALMMKADDGTYINVHEAALVEYPCMHLEVDETNFILESHLTPDAIGNKGYMQAPRNTPWRTIIASKNAGDILLSNITLNLNEPTEYEDTSWIRPVKYIGVWWEMITGKSSWAYTDIPSVRLGDTDFSVTKPNGRHAANTENVKMHIDFAAEHGFDQVLVEGWNEGWEDWFGKSKDFVFDFLTPYPDFDVVGLRDYAKSKNVRLMMHHETSGAIRNYERFMDKAYQFMVDNNYNAVKSGYVGDIIPRGEHHYGQWAINHYLYAVTKAAEYKIMVNAHEAVRPTGLSRTYPNLIGNESARGTEYEAFGGSNADHTTILPFTRLIGGPMDYTPGIFEPDVSKYNPNNRSWVNTTIARQLALYVTMYSPLQMAADLPETYNKHLDAFQFIKDVALDWDNSLVLEAEPGDFITYARKEKGTNNWFVGRTNDEQPRNSFITFDFLDSDKDYLATVYSDAKNAHYRDNPKAYEIKKYHVTQKSNLKLYCASGGGYAISIFEVKDKSQLKGLKKL, from the coding sequence ATGAAAAAAGACATCCTTTTATTCCTGTTTTTAATACCATTGGTCATGGTAGCGCAGCGATTGAAATCGCCCAATGGTAATTTTGAGTTGGTTTTTCAACTTGAAAATGGAGTGCCAACCTATCGATTATCCATGAACAGTGAAGCACTAATTGCCAAAAGCAAGTTGGGCTTTGAACTAAAGGATATGCCTGATTTTTTGGATGGATTCAAATTAAAAACAGAAGAACAAAAATCTTTTGATGAAACTTGGGAGCCTGTTTGGGGAGAAACAAAATCCATCAGAAATAATTATAATGAATTGTTGGTAATGCTGGAGCAAACCACTACCGGTAGATTTTTAAACATCCGTTTTCGATTGTTCAACGATGGATTGGGATTTAGATATGAATTTCCAGAACAGCCCAATCTCACCTATTTTGTCATAAAAGAAGAACGAACCCAATTTGCGCTAACGGGCAATCATAAAACATTTTGGATTCCCGGTGATTACGATACCCAAGAATATGATTACACCACTTCAAAACTATCGCAAATTTCAAGTTTAATGGACAAGGCGATTACGCCGAATGCCTCGCAAAAAACCTTTTCCAAAACGGGAGTTCAAACAGCACTGATGATGAAAGCCGATGACGGAACCTATATCAATGTCCATGAGGCAGCATTGGTTGAGTATCCGTGTATGCACTTAGAGGTAGATGAAACAAATTTTATCCTAGAATCCCATTTGACACCAGATGCCATTGGGAACAAAGGTTATATGCAAGCCCCAAGAAACACACCTTGGCGTACAATTATAGCAAGCAAAAATGCTGGAGATATTCTACTTTCAAACATTACCCTAAATTTGAACGAACCAACTGAGTATGAAGATACCTCATGGATACGACCAGTAAAATATATTGGTGTATGGTGGGAGATGATTACAGGAAAAAGTTCTTGGGCCTATACTGATATTCCAAGTGTAAGATTGGGCGATACCGATTTTTCCGTAACAAAACCGAACGGCCGCCATGCTGCCAATACAGAAAATGTGAAAATGCACATTGATTTTGCGGCAGAACATGGTTTTGACCAAGTATTGGTCGAAGGTTGGAACGAAGGATGGGAAGACTGGTTTGGCAAGTCAAAAGACTTTGTTTTTGATTTTCTGACCCCTTATCCGGATTTTGATGTTGTAGGCCTTCGTGATTATGCAAAATCAAAAAATGTAAGATTAATGATGCACCATGAGACTTCGGGTGCTATCCGCAACTATGAACGTTTTATGGATAAAGCCTATCAGTTTATGGTAGATAACAATTATAATGCAGTAAAAAGCGGCTACGTAGGTGATATCATTCCAAGGGGAGAGCATCATTACGGACAATGGGCTATCAACCATTATCTATACGCAGTTACAAAAGCTGCAGAATATAAGATTATGGTCAATGCCCATGAAGCAGTACGACCAACTGGACTAAGCAGGACCTATCCAAACCTCATCGGAAATGAATCAGCTAGAGGAACAGAATATGAGGCTTTTGGAGGCAGTAATGCCGATCATACAACGATACTGCCATTTACGAGGCTTATAGGTGGCCCCATGGACTATACCCCGGGCATATTTGAGCCAGATGTAAGTAAGTACAACCCAAATAATAGGTCTTGGGTAAACACCACCATTGCACGTCAATTGGCATTGTACGTTACTATGTACAGTCCACTACAAATGGCGGCCGATTTGCCGGAAACTTACAATAAGCATCTTGATGCTTTCCAGTTTATAAAAGATGTGGCTTTGGATTGGGACAATTCGTTGGTGCTTGAAGCTGAGCCGGGTGATTTTATAACCTATGCACGGAAAGAAAAAGGAACCAACAATTGGTTTGTTGGCCGTACCAATGATGAACAACCGAGAAATTCATTTATTACATTCGATTTTTTGGATTCTGATAAAGATTACCTCGCAACAGTTTATAGTGATGCAAAAAATGCCCATTATAGAGACAATCCCAAGGCATATGAAATAAAAAAATATCATGTTACTCAAAAATCCAATTTGAAACTATATTGTGCTTCTGGCGGTGGCTATGCCATCAGTATTTTTGAAGTTAAGGACAAAAGTCAACTCAAAGGCTTAAAAAAATTGTAA
- the gpmI gene encoding 2,3-bisphosphoglycerate-independent phosphoglycerate mutase has translation MDKKVILMILDGWGKSPNPKVSAIDQANTPFIDSLYKKYANANLLTDGMNVGLPEGQMGNSEVGHMNLGAGRIVYQDLAKINKAVAENTLKEEKVLQDAFEHAKTHKKAVHFLGLVSNGGVHSHINHLKALIKASEQNGVKHSFVHAFTDGRDVDPKSGKGFLQDITDFCSDKNTKLASVVGRYYAMDRDKRWERVKMAYNLLVNHEGEKVSNIAKAMQKSYDEGVTDEFIKPLVVTDAENIPLAKIADGDIVIFFNFRTDRGRELTQVLSQKDFHEQNMHKLNLYYVTMTNYDDSFKEIKVVYDKENIKDTLGEVLARNGKMQIRIAETEKYPHVTFFFNGGREEPFNGEQRILCPSPKVATYDLKPEMSAYEIRDSIIPELEKGNSSFICLNFANPDMVGHTGVMEAAIKACETVDQCAKDIINVGLQHGYSTIVIADHGNCDTMINPDGSPNTAHTTNPVPLILVDDELKEIKDGVLGDIAPTILKMIGLPQPDLMTQKSLV, from the coding sequence ATGGACAAGAAAGTGATCTTAATGATATTGGACGGCTGGGGAAAATCTCCTAATCCAAAAGTTTCCGCAATCGATCAAGCAAATACACCTTTTATCGACTCTCTTTATAAAAAATATGCAAATGCCAACTTATTAACGGATGGCATGAATGTAGGCCTCCCCGAGGGTCAGATGGGAAATAGCGAAGTAGGGCATATGAACCTAGGTGCCGGAAGAATAGTATACCAAGATTTAGCAAAAATCAATAAAGCCGTAGCAGAAAACACTTTAAAAGAAGAAAAAGTGTTACAAGATGCTTTTGAACATGCAAAAACCCATAAAAAAGCTGTACACTTCTTGGGATTGGTGAGCAATGGTGGAGTGCATAGCCATATAAATCACTTAAAGGCCCTCATCAAAGCAAGCGAGCAAAACGGAGTTAAACATTCTTTTGTACATGCATTTACGGATGGTAGGGACGTAGACCCAAAAAGCGGAAAAGGCTTTTTACAAGATATTACGGATTTTTGTTCCGATAAAAATACCAAACTGGCTTCCGTTGTTGGAAGATACTACGCTATGGACCGTGATAAAAGATGGGAACGCGTAAAAATGGCATACAATCTATTGGTGAACCATGAAGGAGAAAAAGTAAGCAATATAGCTAAGGCCATGCAAAAAAGTTATGATGAAGGAGTTACGGATGAATTTATAAAACCCTTGGTGGTGACCGATGCCGAAAATATCCCTTTAGCAAAGATAGCAGATGGGGATATAGTTATTTTCTTCAATTTTAGAACGGACAGGGGAAGGGAACTTACACAGGTCTTGAGCCAAAAAGATTTTCATGAACAAAATATGCATAAGTTGAACCTGTACTATGTTACCATGACCAACTATGACGATTCTTTTAAAGAAATCAAAGTGGTATACGATAAAGAGAACATAAAAGATACACTGGGAGAAGTTTTGGCGCGTAACGGAAAAATGCAGATTCGTATTGCAGAAACCGAAAAATACCCACATGTTACGTTCTTTTTTAATGGAGGGCGTGAAGAACCTTTTAATGGGGAACAACGTATTTTATGTCCCTCACCAAAGGTGGCTACCTATGATTTAAAGCCTGAAATGAGTGCCTATGAGATAAGGGATTCCATTATTCCCGAATTGGAAAAAGGAAATTCGAGCTTTATATGTTTAAATTTTGCAAATCCAGATATGGTCGGTCATACTGGGGTTATGGAAGCTGCCATTAAAGCTTGTGAAACAGTTGATCAATGCGCCAAAGATATTATCAATGTGGGGTTGCAGCATGGCTATTCCACTATAGTAATTGCGGATCATGGGAACTGCGATACCATGATAAATCCAGATGGGAGTCCAAACACGGCACATACAACAAATCCCGTTCCCCTAATTTTAGTGGATGATGAGCTGAAGGAAATCAAAGATGGTGTTTTAGGGGATATTGCACCTACGATTTTAAAGATGATAGGGTTACCGCAACCAGACTTAATGACACAGAAATCACTTGTTTAG
- a CDS encoding ankyrin repeat domain-containing protein gives MKKTIITAAAAFLVVVTGVCANETATISNGTLESSIVSVELNSFCKAIVQGDTETVKKLIELGEDVNQKSLGMAPIHYAARYNKPEIMEMLISNGADVKKRCDKGYTAKKHAELSNAVEVLEVLKLAMKK, from the coding sequence ATGAAAAAAACAATCATTACAGCCGCAGCTGCTTTTCTAGTTGTGGTAACAGGCGTATGCGCCAACGAAACAGCAACCATTTCCAACGGAACTTTAGAGTCTTCGATTGTATCGGTCGAATTGAACTCTTTTTGCAAAGCAATTGTTCAGGGAGATACGGAAACGGTCAAGAAATTAATTGAACTAGGGGAGGATGTAAACCAAAAATCCCTAGGTATGGCTCCAATTCATTACGCGGCACGTTATAACAAACCGGAAATCATGGAAATGCTTATTTCTAATGGAGCGGACGTTAAAAAAAGATGTGACAAAGGATACACAGCAAAAAAACACGCGGAACTATCCAATGCCGTAGAGGTATTGGAAGTTTTGAAATTGGCTATGAAAAAATAA
- a CDS encoding DUF6747 family protein has translation MGTLLHFKSLYAEAFDDCKPSFIVTLLKGYALFCALLLTMAVYAFLYRAFTGFDF, from the coding sequence ATGGGAACACTATTACATTTTAAAAGTCTGTACGCGGAAGCGTTTGACGATTGCAAACCAAGCTTTATTGTAACCTTGTTAAAAGGATATGCCCTATTTTGTGCTTTATTATTGACTATGGCAGTTTATGCATTTTTATATAGAGCTTTTACAGGATTTGATTTTTAA
- a CDS encoding M48 family metalloprotease, translating into MRRGSWKIRILIGLAIVAFAFFKRCNNKEENPYTGRVQNINMTPDQEIAIGLQSAPEMAQQHGGLYPDERMQSLVDAVGKKLVNNSIARETPYEYDFHLLADDSAINAFALPGGQCFITYALFSQLTEAQLAGVLGHEIGHVIGRHSAERIAESNFWQTLTMGASVGGDMGGLVSGIGQNTLLKNGRGDELESDELGVLFMIQAGYDPYEMIKVMEILKTAAGPNRVPEFQSTHPDPENRIEMIKEAIEKYSGR; encoded by the coding sequence ATGAGAAGAGGAAGTTGGAAAATCCGAATTTTGATTGGACTTGCCATTGTTGCCTTTGCATTTTTTAAACGCTGCAACAACAAAGAGGAAAATCCTTATACAGGAAGGGTTCAAAATATTAATATGACCCCAGACCAAGAGATTGCCATTGGCCTACAAAGTGCTCCGGAAATGGCACAACAGCATGGGGGATTATATCCAGATGAACGAATGCAATCCCTAGTGGATGCCGTTGGTAAAAAACTTGTTAATAATAGTATAGCCAGAGAAACACCCTATGAATATGATTTTCATCTTTTAGCGGACGATAGTGCCATAAATGCTTTTGCTTTACCGGGCGGGCAATGTTTTATTACTTACGCATTGTTCTCACAGCTTACAGAAGCACAGTTGGCAGGAGTACTCGGACATGAAATAGGTCATGTTATCGGTAGACATTCAGCGGAACGTATAGCAGAAAGTAATTTTTGGCAAACGTTGACCATGGGGGCATCGGTTGGTGGTGATATGGGTGGTTTAGTAAGTGGTATAGGCCAGAATACGCTATTAAAAAATGGACGGGGAGATGAACTGGAAAGTGACGAACTCGGTGTTTTGTTTATGATTCAAGCGGGTTATGACCCTTATGAAATGATAAAGGTTATGGAAATATTAAAAACTGCTGCAGGACCAAATAGGGTGCCAGAATTTCAAAGTACACACCCCGACCCGGAAAATAGAATTGAAATGATCAAAGAAGCGATAGAAAAATATTCAGGACGATAG
- a CDS encoding M15 family metallopeptidase translates to MKRRTFIKKTSISGLACTLPAIYPILPNTDYSVLELMGKEEIELFGEGINLRKEAYEAFLNMKKSAYSDGFDIKMVSSFRDYYRQEAIWERKYLRYTEDNDMQPLDAIDKIIEYSTIPGTSRHHWGTDIDIINGYANVSENVLDPQKFEQGGPFEAFKLWLDENSEKFGFYLVYTNEPKRRGFKYEPWHYSYAPISIPMLTAFRKINILKLLQKEEFLGSEHFTTGFLKTYLQDNILDINQKLL, encoded by the coding sequence ATGAAAAGAAGAACTTTTATTAAGAAGACATCAATTTCAGGACTTGCATGTACGTTGCCCGCTATTTATCCAATCCTTCCGAATACGGATTATTCTGTTTTGGAACTCATGGGGAAAGAAGAAATTGAACTTTTTGGAGAAGGCATCAATTTAAGAAAAGAAGCTTATGAAGCTTTTTTGAACATGAAAAAATCGGCTTATTCCGATGGGTTTGATATTAAAATGGTTTCCAGTTTCAGGGATTATTACAGACAGGAGGCAATATGGGAAAGGAAGTACCTGCGCTACACAGAAGATAATGATATGCAACCGTTGGATGCAATCGATAAGATTATAGAATATTCTACAATTCCCGGAACAAGCAGGCATCACTGGGGTACCGATATCGATATTATCAACGGGTATGCCAACGTTTCAGAAAATGTATTAGATCCACAAAAATTTGAGCAAGGAGGCCCTTTTGAAGCTTTCAAACTTTGGCTGGACGAGAATTCCGAAAAATTTGGATTCTATCTAGTTTATACCAATGAGCCCAAAAGAAGGGGTTTCAAATATGAGCCATGGCACTATAGCTATGCTCCTATTTCAATCCCAATGCTGACCGCTTTCAGAAAAATAAACATCCTTAAATTATTGCAAAAAGAAGAATTTTTGGGTTCAGAACATTTTACCACTGGGTTTCTAAAAACCTACCTTCAGGACAATATTTTGGATATTAACCAAAAGTTGTTGTAA
- a CDS encoding gliding motility-associated C-terminal domain-containing protein: MFKNNQHRGLRVLGLMFMIFNLMSGQDAFHNFGNLQFHGNTSVGFHIDLIDDGVFDENLGLTGFYSENQLNISGTSNPVFNDIEIVTENGLYLNTWVGIKNNANFIIGNVLTDKSSSGSYLNFIDDAFFTGTGELTHVNGYAGATNKELITFPVGDGQQLRYLTLTSDAINSLARCAYYREDPNNSTSLGQQFDTANKEFDDLQISEFEFWRLESSQPSAITLTWNVSSNISLLTESTEGLLVVGWNKTENRWESLGNTSITGNLESGNITSNSFLPNDYEIVTLGGTESLLETFSVLELDNYFMTPNNDGTNDFLEIDGIENFPNNILNIYNRYGILVYSKLNYNNEFDGKSNQNAAISRNSGLAAGVYFYVLTLTDSKEKFQGYLYLSQ; the protein is encoded by the coding sequence ATGTTCAAAAACAATCAACATAGAGGATTACGGGTTTTGGGGCTCATGTTTATGATTTTCAACCTAATGTCAGGTCAGGACGCTTTCCATAATTTTGGAAATCTTCAATTTCATGGAAATACCTCCGTAGGTTTCCATATTGACTTAATCGATGATGGCGTTTTTGATGAGAATCTTGGCCTTACCGGTTTTTATAGCGAAAATCAATTAAATATTTCAGGAACATCCAATCCGGTATTCAACGATATTGAAATAGTTACTGAAAACGGATTGTATTTAAACACATGGGTGGGTATCAAAAACAATGCAAACTTTATTATCGGAAATGTGTTGACCGACAAGAGTTCATCCGGAAGTTATCTAAATTTTATTGACGATGCATTTTTTACAGGTACTGGGGAACTTACCCATGTCAATGGTTATGCAGGTGCTACAAATAAGGAGTTGATAACTTTCCCGGTCGGTGACGGGCAGCAGTTGAGATATCTGACATTGACATCCGATGCCATAAACAGTCTGGCGCGCTGCGCATATTATCGTGAAGATCCCAACAATTCAACATCTTTGGGGCAACAGTTTGATACAGCAAATAAAGAATTTGATGACCTACAGATCAGTGAATTTGAATTTTGGCGATTGGAAAGCAGTCAACCTTCTGCAATAACCTTAACCTGGAACGTCAGCAGTAATATTTCTTTATTGACTGAATCAACGGAAGGCTTGCTTGTAGTTGGGTGGAACAAAACAGAGAATAGATGGGAAAGCCTCGGCAATACATCCATAACAGGAAATCTGGAATCAGGTAATATTACTTCCAACTCATTTCTGCCAAACGATTATGAAATTGTTACACTTGGCGGAACGGAGAGTCTACTGGAAACTTTTTCAGTCTTGGAGCTTGACAATTATTTTATGACCCCGAACAATGATGGTACCAACGATTTTCTGGAGATAGATGGTATAGAAAATTTTCCCAATAATATTCTCAATATTTACAATCGCTATGGTATTCTGGTTTATTCCAAATTGAACTACAACAACGAATTTGATGGTAAATCCAATCAGAATGCTGCCATTAGTAGAAATTCAGGTCTAGCAGCAGGAGTCTATTTTTACGTTCTTACCCTAACTGATTCCAAAGAAAAGTTTCAAGGATACTTGTATCTTTCACAATAG
- a CDS encoding gliding motility-associated C-terminal domain-containing protein gives MNPPLYIPFLLLFGFTQAQNALYNSGNIRIHPNGNLGFHTNLINDTAFDQNDGLAGFYGNATLQVEGSISPIFNDAEFMVSNDIFLQNSVNVQNNVNFVEGNVLSPLNDQTINLNFTSNGFFTGENDANKVTGFAAITDRQFFSFPVGDENQLRPLMLDSQSDTPLAFCAYFFENPSNPISIAESYNVEEKVRDIGTVNNKEFWIVQSDVPATVTVSWNQRSALGAIPNTTLDAIILVGWSKQSNQWVAIGNSAQSGDENQGFLTSQTFVPSDYEAITFGTVPLPTDTFAVNNPTLGNYFLSPNGDGTNDFLVIEGMSESPNNALRIFNRFGQKVFEKINYVDEFSGFTNSGSFLLNKDIGLPEGIYYYLATLDDLNLEYQGFIFLDR, from the coding sequence ATGAACCCCCCCCTCTACATACCATTCCTCCTACTCTTTGGATTCACCCAAGCCCAAAACGCATTGTACAACAGTGGGAACATTCGTATTCACCCTAATGGAAATCTAGGTTTCCATACCAACTTGATCAACGATACCGCTTTTGACCAAAACGATGGCTTGGCAGGTTTCTATGGCAATGCTACCCTACAAGTGGAAGGGAGTATTTCACCAATATTCAATGATGCAGAATTTATGGTTTCCAACGATATTTTTTTACAAAATTCTGTCAATGTGCAGAATAATGTAAATTTTGTCGAGGGCAATGTGCTATCACCACTTAACGACCAGACCATTAATTTAAACTTTACGAGCAATGGATTTTTTACGGGTGAAAACGATGCTAATAAGGTAACGGGATTTGCTGCAATAACCGATCGGCAATTTTTCTCTTTTCCCGTTGGCGATGAAAATCAGTTGCGGCCTTTAATGTTGGATTCCCAAAGTGATACACCGTTGGCTTTTTGTGCCTACTTTTTTGAAAATCCTTCCAATCCTATATCTATTGCAGAAAGTTATAACGTAGAAGAAAAAGTAAGGGATATAGGAACTGTAAACAACAAAGAATTTTGGATCGTTCAAAGTGACGTTCCAGCAACCGTGACGGTAAGCTGGAACCAAAGAAGCGCACTGGGCGCAATCCCAAACACTACTTTGGATGCAATAATTCTCGTGGGATGGAGCAAACAATCAAACCAATGGGTCGCCATAGGCAATTCTGCACAGAGCGGAGATGAAAACCAAGGATTTTTGACCTCGCAAACCTTTGTTCCCAGCGATTATGAAGCCATTACTTTTGGTACGGTTCCACTGCCAACGGATACTTTTGCGGTTAATAACCCAACTTTGGGCAATTACTTTTTAAGTCCCAATGGAGATGGTACCAATGACTTTTTGGTTATTGAGGGAATGTCAGAATCACCGAATAATGCACTGCGTATATTTAATAGATTTGGACAAAAGGTTTTTGAAAAAATCAATTACGTGGATGAATTCTCTGGGTTTACAAATTCGGGGAGTTTCTTGTTGAACAAAGATATCGGACTCCCAGAGGGCATCTATTATTATCTCGCTACCTTGGATGATTTAAATTTGGAATATCAAGGTTTTATTTTTCTGGACAGATAG
- a CDS encoding beta strand repeat-containing protein has product MKSQIIYLIVGLLIITSANGQIKIGENPQNLDPASVLELESTSRALVITRVTDTQMNNIVPLRGALVYNTDQECIHYYNGIGWVNICEALDNSFTTTTEAIVNTASEDNTIAITQVDDNYNFEVNQIRGENVVPRTLFGSNLAIESITDQELQNGSVTRAKLAEGSTGISGELLRWDGAVWTLTNENSLNISEVDGEIGNEVTGPADGTLELSGGGITGNPFLLDVSPDGITNAELADNAVTSNNIFDGTILDADIAAAAAVQGTKIAPDFGAQNVSTTGTLNSGSATIAGTISSTGTATVGANTITNIDGANGQVLTTDGAGNATWQNTSSAAVQTTTAIDGNGLAATPLDLADNAVTSVKIADGAILDADIAAAAAVQGTKIAPDFGAQNVSTTGTLNSGSATIAGTISSTGTATVGANTITNIDGANGQVLTTDGAGNATWQNTSSAAVQTTTAIDGNGLAATPLDLADNAVTSVKIADGAILDADIAAAAAVQGTKIAPDFGAQNVSTTGTLNSGSATIAGTISSTGTATVGANTITNIDGANGQVLTTDGAGNATWQNTSSAAVQTTTAIDGNGLAATPLDLADNAVTSVKIADGAILDADIAAAAAVQGTKIAPDFGAQNVSTTGTLNSGSATIAGTISSTGTATVGANTITNIDGANGQVLTTDGAGNATWQNTSSSTVQTTTAIDGNGLAATPLDLADNAVTLPKIADGTAAGQLMQWDGINWVLIDDGALDVTDEIVFKGRVLAASGVTGAYTINDPTITATSIIQLTVEENPSGNPIIIQLTNQGLGTFSVQINEFTGPGFTEINANWQYIVVNP; this is encoded by the coding sequence GTGAAATCTCAAATAATATATTTGATTGTTGGCCTACTTATAATCACTTCTGCAAATGGCCAAATAAAAATCGGTGAAAATCCCCAGAATTTAGACCCAGCTTCTGTTTTGGAATTGGAAAGTACCTCTAGGGCCCTTGTCATCACCAGGGTCACAGATACACAGATGAACAATATTGTACCACTACGGGGGGCGTTGGTCTATAATACGGACCAAGAGTGCATCCACTACTACAATGGTATTGGATGGGTCAATATCTGCGAAGCATTGGACAACTCTTTTACCACCACCACAGAGGCCATTGTTAATACTGCTTCTGAAGATAACACCATTGCCATAACCCAAGTAGATGATAATTATAATTTTGAAGTAAACCAGATAAGAGGTGAAAATGTTGTACCAAGAACTTTGTTCGGAAGCAACCTTGCAATTGAATCCATCACCGATCAAGAATTGCAAAATGGATCTGTTACAAGGGCAAAATTAGCAGAAGGAAGCACAGGAATATCCGGAGAACTCCTACGTTGGGATGGTGCCGTTTGGACCTTAACTAACGAGAATTCTTTAAATATTAGTGAAGTAGATGGGGAAATAGGGAATGAAGTTACTGGTCCTGCTGATGGAACATTGGAACTTTCTGGTGGCGGCATCACTGGCAACCCTTTTCTCTTGGATGTTAGCCCAGATGGTATTACTAATGCTGAATTAGCTGATAATGCAGTAACTTCTAATAATATTTTTGATGGAACTATCCTCGATGCCGATATAGCAGCCGCCGCTGCGGTACAGGGAACCAAGATAGCACCGGATTTCGGAGCACAGAACGTGAGCACAACGGGGACATTGAACTCCGGCAGCGCAACAATCGCTGGGACGATTTCATCAACGGGAACAGCGACAGTGGGCGCCAATACGATAACGAACATTGATGGCGCCAACGGGCAGGTACTGACCACGGACGGTGCAGGGAACGCCACTTGGCAGAATACAAGTTCAGCAGCCGTGCAAACCACCACAGCTATTGACGGGAATGGTCTTGCAGCCACGCCCTTAGATTTGGCCGACAATGCAGTCACCTCTGTAAAAATAGCCGACGGAGCCATCCTCGATGCCGATATAGCAGCAGCCGCCGCGGTACAGGGAACCAAGATAGCACCGGATTTCGGAGCACAGAACGTGAGCACAACGGGGACATTGAACTCCGGCAGCGCAACAATCGCTGGGACGATTTCATCAACGGGAACAGCGACAGTGGGCGCCAATACGATAACGAACATTGATGGCGCCAACGGGCAGGTACTGACCACGGACGGTGCAGGGAACGCCACTTGGCAGAATACAAGTTCAGCAGCCGTGCAAACCACCACAGCTATTGACGGGAATGGTCTTGCAGCCACGCCCTTAGATTTGGCCGACAATGCAGTCACCTCTGTAAAAATAGCCGACGGAGCCATCCTCGATGCCGATATAGCAGCCGCCGCCGCGGTACAGGGAACCAAGATAGCACCGGATTTCGGAGCACAGAACGTGAGCACAACTGGGACATTGAACTCCGGCAGCGCAACAATCGCTGGGACGATTTCATCAACGGGAACAGCGACAGTGGGCGCCAATACGATAACGAACATTGATGGCGCCAACGGGCAGGTACTGACCACGGACGGTGCAGGGAACGCCACTTGGCAGAATACAAGTTCAGCAGCCGTGCAAACCACCACAGCTATTGACGGGAATGGTCTTGCAGCCACGCCCTTAGATTTGGCCGACAATGCAGTCACCTCTGTAAAAATAGCCGACGGAGCCATCCTCGATGCCGATATAGCAGCAGCCGCCGCGGTACAGGGAACCAAGATAGCACCGGATTTCGGAGCACAGAACGTGAGCACAACGGGGACATTGAACTCCGGCAGCGCAACAATCGCTGGGACGATTTCATCAACGGGAACAGCGACAGTGGGCGCCAATACGATAACGAACATTGATGGCGCCAACGGGCAGGTACTGACCACGGACGGTGCAGGGAACGCCACTTGGCAGAATACAAGTTCATCAACCGTGCAAACCACCACAGCTATTGACGGGAATGGTCTTGCAGCCACGCCCTTAGATTTGGCCGACAATGCCGTAACTCTTCCAAAAATAGCCGATGGTACGGCTGCTGGACAACTCATGCAATGGGACGGAATAAATTGGGTACTTATTGATGACGGAGCTCTTGATGTAACAGATGAAATAGTTTTCAAAGGAAGAGTATTGGCCGCGTCAGGCGTCACTGGAGCATATACTATAAACGACCCTACAATAACAGCAACTTCTATTATTCAACTAACAGTAGAAGAAAATCCCTCTGGAAATCCAATAATTATTCAACTTACCAATCAAGGTTTAGGAACCTTTTCTGTTCAAATTAATGAATTTACTGGACCTGGTTTTACAGAAATTAATGCAAATTGGCAATACATAGTTGTAAACCCGTAA